The following proteins come from a genomic window of Tepidiforma thermophila:
- a CDS encoding LLM class flavin-dependent oxidoreductase — translation MQLGLFMMPTHPPERSPYDGAQWDLQMIRWADELGFDEAWIGEHFTAIWEPVPAPDLLIAQALLQTSRIKLAPGAHLLPYHHPAELAARVAYLDHLARGRFMFGIGSSGLPSDWHLFNVDGAAGENRRMTAEALEIILRIWEAEGEMRYEGQYWTVHVPPPMVDGLLYHHLKPFQKPHPPIGIAGLSPRSDTLRLAGERGFIPMSLNLSPHYISTHWEVYEEAARAAGRDPNRASWRIVREVFVAETDAEARRWCLEGNMGRQEREYLLPLFRAFDFAQWMTSDPNVSPADLTPEYFVDHGWLVGSVETVTEKLLEMDRQVGGFGTLLVLGFDYADQPGPWRQSMEVLAREVMPRVNRALQPAPA, via the coding sequence ATGCAACTCGGACTCTTCATGATGCCTACCCATCCGCCGGAGCGCTCTCCATACGACGGCGCCCAATGGGACCTGCAGATGATCCGGTGGGCCGACGAGCTGGGCTTCGACGAGGCCTGGATCGGCGAGCACTTCACGGCCATCTGGGAGCCTGTCCCCGCACCGGACCTGCTCATCGCGCAGGCCCTCCTCCAGACCAGCCGCATCAAGCTGGCGCCGGGCGCGCACCTGCTCCCCTACCACCACCCGGCGGAGCTCGCCGCGCGCGTCGCCTACCTGGACCACCTCGCCCGGGGGCGATTCATGTTCGGGATCGGGTCGAGCGGCCTGCCCTCCGACTGGCACCTCTTCAACGTGGACGGTGCGGCCGGTGAAAACCGCAGGATGACCGCCGAGGCCCTCGAGATCATCCTCCGCATCTGGGAGGCCGAGGGCGAGATGCGCTACGAAGGCCAGTACTGGACCGTGCACGTTCCCCCGCCAATGGTTGATGGCCTGCTCTACCACCACCTCAAGCCGTTCCAGAAACCCCACCCGCCGATCGGCATCGCAGGGTTGAGCCCCCGCTCAGATACCCTCAGGCTGGCCGGCGAGCGAGGCTTTATCCCCATGAGCCTCAATCTCAGCCCTCACTACATCTCCACCCACTGGGAGGTGTACGAAGAAGCCGCGCGAGCGGCCGGGCGCGACCCCAACCGTGCCAGCTGGCGCATCGTTCGCGAGGTGTTCGTCGCTGAGACGGATGCCGAAGCCCGGCGCTGGTGCCTCGAAGGGAACATGGGGCGGCAGGAGCGCGAATACCTGCTGCCCCTCTTCCGCGCGTTCGATTTCGCGCAATGGATGACGTCCGACCCGAACGTCTCCCCTGCTGACCTCACGCCCGAGTATTTCGTCGACCACGGCTGGCTGGTCGGTTCGGTCGAAACGGTTACCGAAAAGCTGCTGGAAATGGACCGCCAGGTGGGCGGCTTTGGGACGCTGCTCGTCCTCGGGTTCGACTACGCCGACCAGCCCGGGCCGTGGCGCCAGTCGATGGAGGTCCTCGCCCGCGAGGTCATGCCGCGTGTGAACCGGGCGCTCCAGCCTGCGCCCGCCTGA
- a CDS encoding ABC transporter ATP-binding protein has translation MAQQTSSTARQGRAAIGDTLVKVDGLKVYFPVTSGIIFQRKVADVRAVDDISFEIRRGETLGLVGESGCGKSTTGKAILQLIRPTEGSVIFDGTDLTKVKGGELRRFRRRMQMIFQDPYASLNPRMSVGSIISEPLTIHKLASGKEKKERVQQLLQTVGLNPYFANRFPHEFSGGQRQRIGIARALAVQPDFIVCDEPVSALDVSIQAQIINLLQDLQDQFGLTYLFIAHDLSVVRHISDRVGVMYLGHMMELTDRDSIFENPLHPYTKALLSAVPIPDPDVERKRERIILLGDVPSPLRPPPGCVFHTRCPIAIDECRARRPEWRNVGTADREHWVWCHRV, from the coding sequence TTGGCGCAGCAAACTAGCTCCACCGCACGGCAGGGTCGCGCCGCCATCGGCGATACCCTCGTCAAGGTCGATGGCCTGAAGGTCTACTTCCCTGTGACTTCGGGCATCATCTTCCAGCGGAAGGTTGCCGACGTCCGCGCTGTGGACGATATCTCGTTTGAAATTCGACGCGGCGAGACGCTCGGGCTCGTGGGTGAGTCGGGCTGCGGCAAGAGCACGACCGGCAAAGCCATTCTCCAGCTGATCCGGCCGACGGAAGGGTCGGTGATTTTCGACGGAACCGACCTGACGAAGGTGAAGGGCGGGGAGCTGCGCCGCTTCCGCCGGCGGATGCAGATGATCTTCCAGGACCCTTACGCGAGCCTGAACCCGCGCATGTCCGTGGGGAGCATCATCAGCGAGCCACTGACCATCCATAAGCTGGCGAGCGGCAAGGAAAAGAAGGAGCGGGTGCAGCAGCTGCTTCAGACGGTTGGCCTGAACCCGTATTTTGCGAACCGGTTCCCGCACGAGTTCTCGGGCGGCCAGCGCCAGCGTATCGGTATCGCCCGCGCGCTTGCCGTGCAGCCGGACTTCATCGTGTGCGACGAGCCTGTCTCGGCGCTCGACGTGTCGATCCAGGCCCAGATCATCAACCTGCTGCAGGACCTGCAGGACCAATTCGGGCTGACCTACCTGTTCATCGCCCACGACCTTTCGGTCGTCCGGCACATCTCGGACCGGGTCGGCGTCATGTATCTCGGTCACATGATGGAGCTGACGGACCGGGACTCGATTTTTGAAAACCCGCTTCACCCGTACACCAAGGCACTCCTCTCCGCGGTCCCGATCCCGGACCCGGACGTCGAGCGGAAGCGCGAGCGGATCATCCTCCTCGGCGACGTTCCGAGCCCGCTGCGGCCACCGCCCGGCTGCGTCTTCCACACGCGCTGTCCGATCGCTATCGACGAGTGCCGCGCCCGGCGCCCGGAGTGGCGGAACGTGGGCACGGCCGATCGCGAGCACTGGGTCTGGTGTCACCGGGTGTAG
- a CDS encoding ABC transporter ATP-binding protein — MPLLEVKDLRTYFYTQEGVVKAVDGTSYVVEEGETLGLVGESGCGKSVSALSILRLIPQPPGKIVSGEIIFKGRDLLKLDEDEIRKVRGNEIGMVFQEPMTSLNPVLTIGRQLTETLELHMNLHGQAARDRAAELLEMVGIPEAKRRLDDYPHQFSGGMRQRVMIAMAMSCNPKLLLADEPTTALDVTIQAQILEVMNRLSREFGTAVIIITHNLGVVARYADRVNVMYAGRVIETASAVELYRNPKHPYTVGLLNSVPRLDERRKEKLIPIEGLPPDLAHLPPGCPFYPRCAWRVDRCREEYPPFNLVGEKHYAACWESERVRREVPVGAAN, encoded by the coding sequence ATGCCGCTACTCGAGGTCAAAGACCTGCGCACGTATTTCTACACGCAGGAGGGCGTCGTCAAGGCGGTCGACGGCACCTCGTACGTGGTCGAAGAGGGGGAGACCCTCGGGCTCGTCGGGGAATCCGGGTGCGGAAAGAGCGTTTCGGCGCTCTCGATCCTTCGGCTTATTCCGCAGCCGCCCGGCAAAATCGTCTCCGGCGAGATCATCTTCAAAGGGCGCGACCTCCTGAAGCTCGACGAGGACGAAATCCGGAAGGTCCGCGGCAATGAGATCGGGATGGTCTTCCAGGAGCCGATGACCTCGCTCAACCCGGTCCTCACCATCGGGCGCCAGCTGACGGAGACGCTCGAGCTTCACATGAACCTCCACGGCCAGGCGGCTCGCGACCGCGCCGCGGAACTGCTGGAAATGGTCGGCATCCCTGAGGCGAAACGCCGCCTGGACGATTACCCGCACCAGTTCTCGGGTGGGATGCGCCAGCGCGTCATGATCGCCATGGCGATGAGCTGCAACCCCAAGCTGCTCCTCGCCGACGAGCCGACGACGGCGCTTGACGTGACGATCCAGGCGCAGATCCTCGAAGTCATGAACCGGCTGAGCCGGGAGTTCGGGACGGCGGTCATCATCATCACCCACAACCTCGGCGTGGTGGCACGCTACGCCGACCGGGTGAATGTGATGTACGCGGGCCGGGTCATCGAGACCGCCTCCGCGGTGGAGCTGTACCGGAATCCGAAGCACCCGTACACGGTCGGGCTGCTCAACTCCGTGCCGCGCCTCGATGAGCGGCGCAAAGAGAAGCTCATTCCGATCGAAGGCCTTCCGCCGGACCTCGCGCATCTCCCGCCGGGCTGCCCGTTCTACCCGCGCTGCGCGTGGCGGGTGGACCGCTGCCGCGAAGAGTATCCGCCCTTCAACCTCGTAGGCGAGAAGCACTACGCCGCCTGCTGGGAATCTGAACGTGTCCGCCGGGAGGTGCCCGTTGGCGCAGCAAACTAG